The following are encoded in a window of Ignavibacteriales bacterium genomic DNA:
- a CDS encoding YebC/PmpR family DNA-binding transcriptional regulator: protein MGRIFETRKHVMFARYARMSKAFNRIRKDIEIAVKAGGSDTKVNFKLRIAIQNAKSVNMPKDKVEAAIKRAISKDTTGYQEIIYEGYAPHGIGVVVECATDNPTRTVANVRHHFRKHEGSLGTTGSISFMFERKGLFKVLKNSVTDLENLELELIDFGLDEFSYDDEFIYIYTPFQEYGTMQKALEEKNIEIKATELQYLPTNYKEVTEEQRKEVNALIEALEEDDDVQSVYNNMQ, encoded by the coding sequence ATGGGAAGAATATTCGAAACAAGAAAGCATGTAATGTTTGCGCGTTATGCACGTATGTCTAAAGCATTTAATAGAATAAGAAAAGATATTGAAATTGCTGTTAAAGCTGGTGGTTCTGATACGAAAGTAAATTTTAAACTCAGAATTGCAATACAAAATGCAAAAAGTGTTAACATGCCAAAAGATAAAGTTGAAGCTGCAATTAAAAGAGCTATATCAAAAGACACTACCGGTTATCAAGAAATAATTTATGAAGGTTATGCACCGCATGGAATTGGTGTAGTTGTTGAATGTGCGACAGATAATCCAACAAGAACTGTTGCAAACGTACGTCATCATTTTAGAAAACATGAGGGATCTTTAGGAACAACAGGTTCTATCTCTTTTATGTTTGAAAGAAAGGGATTGTTCAAAGTACTTAAAAATTCAGTTACTGATCTTGAGAATTTAGAATTAGAATTAATTGATTTTGGTCTTGATGAATTTTCTTACGACGATGAATTCATTTATATCTATACGCCGTTTCAAGAATACGGCACTATGCAGAAAGCTCTTGAAGAAAAAAATATTGAGATCAAAGCAACGGAACTTCAGTACTTACCTACGAATTACAAAGAAGTTACTGAAGAACAACGTAAAGAAGTAAATGCTCTTATCGAAGCTCTGGAAGAAGATGACGATGTTCAATCAGTTTATAATAATATGCAGTAA
- a CDS encoding NCS1 family nucleobase:cation symporter-1 produces the protein MEKLFSDGLIETDLSGLKDTKLFNKDLAPTKIVQRNWGTYNIASLWIGMSVCITTYMLASGLIAGGMNWWQALMTITIGNVIVLIPMILNAHAGTKYGIPFPVLARAAFGTLGSNVPALLRAVVACGWFGIQTWIGGQALNSLMSVLIPQWAVWNLGSAAGFLIFWAMNVYFIVNGMESIRWLEALGAPFLLVVGIALLIWAYVQGGGWGPILSQPSKFQTVGEFWKFFIPALTGMVGYWATLSLNIPDFSRFAKSQKAQMLGQAIGLPPTMALYSFIGVAVTSATVVIFGEAIWDPVVLLSKFQNPIIVVISLLALMVATLTTNIAANVVSPANDFANLYPSKINFVRGGMMTAILGIVIMPWKLLSDYSAYIFGWLVGYSGFLGPIAGILICDYFLIKKKKLIVLDLYRRNGEYEYTNGFNLKAIYALAAGVFIALIGLMVPSLRFLYDYAWFVGFAVSFVVYLLIMNKK, from the coding sequence ATGGAAAAACTTTTTTCCGATGGCTTGATTGAAACAGATCTTTCTGGTCTTAAAGACACTAAACTATTTAATAAAGATCTTGCACCAACAAAGATCGTTCAAAGAAATTGGGGAACATACAACATTGCTTCACTCTGGATCGGGATGAGTGTTTGCATTACAACATACATGTTAGCCAGTGGATTAATTGCCGGTGGAATGAACTGGTGGCAGGCGCTTATGACAATTACAATCGGCAATGTCATTGTTCTAATTCCAATGATACTTAATGCACATGCCGGTACAAAATATGGAATTCCATTTCCGGTACTTGCACGCGCGGCATTCGGCACGCTTGGCTCAAACGTTCCCGCACTTCTCCGCGCTGTTGTTGCTTGCGGATGGTTCGGTATTCAAACATGGATTGGCGGACAAGCTTTGAATTCGCTCATGAGCGTTCTTATTCCGCAATGGGCTGTATGGAATTTAGGATCGGCAGCAGGCTTTCTAATTTTTTGGGCGATGAATGTTTATTTCATCGTGAATGGAATGGAATCAATTCGGTGGCTTGAAGCTCTTGGCGCACCATTTCTTCTTGTTGTTGGAATTGCACTTCTCATTTGGGCTTATGTTCAGGGCGGAGGTTGGGGACCAATTTTAAGTCAGCCAAGTAAATTTCAAACCGTTGGAGAATTTTGGAAATTTTTTATTCCGGCATTAACCGGAATGGTTGGATATTGGGCAACGCTATCTCTCAACATTCCAGATTTTTCGCGTTTTGCAAAAAGCCAAAAAGCACAAATGTTAGGACAAGCAATTGGTTTACCTCCGACAATGGCGCTGTATTCGTTTATCGGAGTTGCAGTCACATCAGCAACAGTTGTGATTTTTGGTGAAGCAATTTGGGACCCGGTTGTTCTTCTTTCAAAATTTCAGAATCCGATTATCGTAGTCATTTCCTTGCTGGCTCTGATGGTTGCGACCTTAACAACAAATATTGCAGCGAACGTGGTTTCTCCGGCGAATGATTTTGCAAATCTTTATCCGAGTAAAATTAATTTCGTGCGTGGCGGAATGATGACGGCAATCCTCGGCATTGTTATTATGCCATGGAAATTATTATCTGATTACAGCGCCTATATCTTCGGTTGGCTTGTTGGTTACTCAGGATTCTTAGGACCAATCGCTGGAATTTTGATTTGCGATTATTTCTTGATAAAGAAAAAGAAATTGATTGTACTTGATCTCTATAGAAGAAACGGTGAATATGAATACACGAATGGTTTTAATCTAAAAGCAATATATGCATTAGCCGCAGGAGTGTTTATTGCGCTTATTGGATTGATGGTTCCATCACTCAGGTTTTTATATGACTATGCTTGGTTCGTAGGTTTCGCAGTTTCATTTGTTGTTTATCTTCTAATTATGAATAAGAAGTGA
- the hydA gene encoding dihydropyrimidinase: MSLLIKNGRIITAEQDYIADIFIEKDKITTIGLSLNIQAAKIIDAKGKYVIPGGIDVHTHLDMPFGGTTSSDDFETGTIGAAFGGTTSLIDFAIQPKGKSMREGLDTWRKKAEGKATIDYGFHMIITDLPDERISEMDDMVAEGVTSFKLFLAYPNSLMVDDAIIFKALKQTSKNGGLVCMHAENGMVIDQIVKETVAKGNLSPLYHALSRPAAAEGESTNRAIALAEMAGTPIYIVHLTCNDALIKVSEARAKGQPVFAETCPQYLYLSIDDIAKPDFEGAKYVFSPPVREKWNQEKLWAGLQKNDLQVVSTDHCPFNFKGQKDMGKDNFTKIPNGGPGLENRLHLLYQGGVNEKRFSLNRWVELTSTNPAKIFGMYPRKGTIAPGSDADIVVWDPQKEHTISAKTHHMKVDYSMFEGKKVKGDADLVISRGEVIIENKKFLGKAGRGNFVKRDTHGAAWN, encoded by the coding sequence ATGTCATTACTAATTAAAAACGGTCGCATTATTACCGCAGAACAAGATTACATTGCCGATATTTTTATCGAGAAGGATAAGATCACAACAATCGGTTTATCTCTCAACATTCAAGCAGCTAAAATCATTGATGCAAAAGGAAAATATGTAATCCCCGGCGGAATAGATGTTCACACACATCTTGATATGCCGTTCGGCGGAACAACTTCGAGCGATGATTTTGAAACAGGAACAATTGGAGCGGCTTTTGGCGGTACAACGTCGTTAATTGATTTCGCGATACAGCCGAAAGGAAAAAGTATGCGTGAAGGATTGGATACCTGGCGAAAGAAAGCTGAAGGAAAAGCAACAATTGATTATGGGTTTCATATGATCATTACGGATTTGCCCGATGAGAGAATCAGTGAGATGGATGATATGGTAGCTGAAGGAGTTACAAGTTTTAAACTGTTTCTCGCTTACCCGAATTCATTGATGGTTGACGATGCAATAATTTTCAAAGCTTTGAAACAAACTTCAAAAAATGGTGGGTTAGTTTGCATGCATGCAGAAAACGGAATGGTAATTGATCAAATTGTTAAAGAAACCGTTGCTAAAGGAAATCTTTCTCCGTTATATCATGCATTAAGCCGTCCGGCTGCGGCAGAAGGCGAGTCAACAAATCGGGCAATAGCTTTGGCTGAGATGGCTGGGACTCCAATTTACATTGTTCATCTTACATGCAATGACGCATTAATTAAAGTCAGTGAGGCAAGAGCTAAAGGTCAACCAGTATTTGCAGAAACTTGTCCCCAATACCTATATCTTTCAATTGATGACATTGCCAAACCGGATTTCGAAGGAGCGAAATATGTTTTTTCTCCTCCGGTAAGAGAAAAATGGAATCAAGAAAAGTTGTGGGCTGGATTACAAAAGAATGATCTTCAAGTTGTATCAACCGATCATTGCCCATTTAATTTTAAAGGTCAGAAGGATATGGGAAAAGATAATTTCACAAAAATCCCTAACGGAGGACCTGGACTTGAAAATCGTTTGCACTTATTGTATCAAGGCGGTGTGAATGAGAAAAGATTTTCTCTAAATAGATGGGTTGAACTAACTTCTACTAACCCGGCAAAAATATTTGGTATGTATCCGCGCAAAGGAACCATAGCTCCAGGTTCCGATGCAGACATTGTTGTTTGGGATCCGCAAAAGGAACACACAATTTCCGCAAAGACTCATCACATGAAAGTTGACTACTCAATGTTCGAAGGTAAGAAAGTTAAAGGTGACGCTGATTTGGTTATCTCACGAGGAGAAGTGATTATTGAGAACAAAAAATTTCTTGGCAAAGCCGGAAGAGGAAATTTTGTAAAGAGGGATACACACGGTGCCGCATGGAATTAA